The stretch of DNA agagatatctctccgtcatacggagtgacaaatcccagtctcgattcatgccaacccaacagacactttcggagatacctgtagtgtacctttatagccacccagttatgttgtgacgtttggcacacccaaagcactcctacggtatccgggagttgcagaatctcatggtctaaggaaatgatacttgacacttagaaaagctctagcaaacgaactacacgatcttgtgatatgcttaggattgggtcttgtccatcacatcattctcctaatgatgtgatcccgttatcaatgacatccaatgtccatggtcaggaaaccgtaaccatctattgatcaacaagctagtcaactagaggcttactagggacatgttgtggtctatatattcacacatgtattacgatttccggataacacgattatagcatgaacaatagacaattatcatggacaaggaaatataataataaccattttattattgcctctagggcatatttccaacacaaatgcaaccttccaatatataaatctttacctcttgaccatttcgagactcctcgtcatgtccgtgatctcatccggaacttcgaacaaacttcggttcatcaaatcacataactcataatacaaatcgtcatcgaacattaagcctgctgaccctacgggttcgagaactatgtagacatgaccgagacacctctccggtcaataaccaatagcggaacctggatgctcatattggctcctacatattctacgaagatctttatcggtcaaaccgcataacaacatacgttgttccctttgtcatcggtatgttatttgcccgagattcgatcgtcggtatcatcatacctagtgcaatctcgttactggaaaagtctctttactcgttccgtaatgcatcatcctgtaactaactcattagtcacattgcttgcaaggcttatagtgatgtgcattaccgagagggcccagagatacctctccgatacacggagtgacaaatcctaatctcgatctatgccaactcaacaaacaccatcggagacacctgtagagcatctttataatcacccagttacgttgtgacgtttgatagcacacaaggtattcctccggtattcgggagttgcataatctcatagtcagaggaacatgtataagtcatgaagaaagcaatagcaataaaacttaacgttcattatgctaagctaacggatgggtcttgtccattacatcattctcctaatgatgtgatcatgttcatcaaatgacaacacatgtctatggttaggaaacttaaccatctttgattaacgatctagtctagtagaggcttactagggacactgtgttttgtctatgtatccacacatgtatcaagtttccggttaatacaattctagcgtgaataataaacatttatcatgatataaggaaatatagataaaaactttattattgcctctagggcatatttccttcacttctcTCTATGCTAAGGTTCCGGGTTAAGACCTTTGTTCGTCTCAGACTCAGCAGTTGTGACTCGTAGCGTTGTTTTCAAGCCTACATGTGGTATCTTTTGATAACATACTCACGGTCATTTAGGTTGTCCGGTTATCCCAAAATCTACATTGTAAGAGGCCTTCCTCACTATCTTGTATCTTTCGGTGTGTATATCCATTTATGCATAATCTATAAAGCGGGACAAGAGCCTGTTTCGAGATCGACGGGTTGATTCGTCACGGGATAAAAGGCATACTGCCATGTACTTTTGTTAGTGTGTACTTCCGTTTACTTATAAAATACTTTCCCTTTCAAAACACGAGTGCGATGACTGATTAGTTTATGTTAGATGTAGTGACATGTGTGAGGTTCCAAGCTCCCCAAGTGCCTTATTTATTGTGTTGCTATAATCTTTTATCTAAATAGCTTGTGAAAATGTCTTGCATTTTTTTTGTGAAAATGTCTTACATCGTGGGATGGAGGGGGTACTAGATATGAGTTTAAATCTAACAAGACACACATTTAACTATTTAATTATAAGGGACATTAGATAACTTGTCGTAACTGCTATATATCTGAAAAGAAGAACAATGTCCCTTGTCCCGAAAATTCTGCAAATATGGGATTTGTCAAAGCAATCTACATTTTTATAAGTACAAATCACTTAGCAATCATACCCTCCTTTTTTGAGGGAGCAATCATACCCTCCTTGACTACTGATACCATGCTATATCTATTTTTGTTTTGACTGTGATAACCCTCTATCTCTTTGTTTTGCAGTAAAAAGAAAGTATCCTCCCAGCCCTATAAACCAATGTGCTATCTTCAAATATCGCTTGATTATTGACCTATATATATTCTACAAACATCCGACTGAATTCAGCCATCTTGGCCGGTGAGCGCGGCGTAGAAGAGGATGTTCCAGGTGTCGGTCAGGCCGGCGATGCACCAGTGGGTGCAGTCCTGGCCGAACATGCCGCCGTACTTGCCCGGGTGCGCGTCCTTCCTCAGCTGCGACAGGAAGGTGAAGTCCAGCAGGTACACCGGCTTGGCCATGCGGGCAAGGGCGCTCCTGATGACCGCCTGCTGCGGGATCGGCCCGGCGGGGTACGGCCCCGTGCTGTTCAGCGGCTCCGTCTCCCCCGCGCACGACCTCCTCGGCGACGCGCCCCATTCCTGCCCCCTGCACCATTGCAGATGTGGACGAGCATATGAAAAATTCAGGACAAGTTGGGGTGGCTGTGGTTCGGTGGTTCAGTGGTAGCGGTCGAGGGCCAAGGCACGGGCCCGGTTCCCAACAGCACACTCGTCTCTCTCTTTTCTGTGTGGATCCATGGGATGTCGGCCACATAGTGCGCGTATTTGCTTTGAAGGATTTACTTGGGGAAATCATTGGAGTTGTGGAGTGGCAAGGCGGATTAGGTCACCTGTAGTGAGAGGGGGAGATGCCCTGGAAGAAGACCTTGGCGCTGGTCTGGACGAGGTTGGCGTCCACCCATCCGGCCCAGGTGTTGAGCGCCTTGGTGAAGGCCACCGTCCGGTCCATGTCCTTGGCCACTTGGCTGCCCTCCTGGATATAGTCCCAGCTGCAgcaaccacacacacacacgcacatcGCGCGAGTTCAGAGTTTAGTCATAATAACCTGCCTGAAAAACTTGGACCAAAACAAAGGCAACACAAACGCTGGTCTTACGGTTGGTCCTTGCCGGAGCGCGGCCACCAGTGCCAGGAGTCGAAGACGAGCACGTCGGCGCCGAGCCAGTTGCGGCCTTCGTCGATCTTGTCGAGCTTGAGTACGCGGCCGGCCTTCTCGCTCACGATGTCCACCAGGTAGTGCGACAGGTAGTACACCAGCGTCACATTGTACTCCTGCGTGCAGGCAGCAGATCGTCAGCTTCAGCAGTCAGTTCAGCCAGCCATCAATCCCAAACACCGTGCTAGCAAGTGCAGTACACAACTACACAGGACTTTTCATGGCCCCATTTGGCCTTGCAGGACACAGCCAGCTCGGCGTTGAAGGAGGCAATCAATCACCTACAGTTTTATAACAATCTATAAAAACAGCAGCACGATCACCACCGAACTGCACGTGTGTGTCCTTAACTCGTAGTGTGCGTCGGCGCTCAATGACGCCAACGAAGGCCACAGATCACGTTGTACTGGTCGAAGCCGGCCACCAGCAAAAGGCCAACGAGGTACACTGGGAGATCAAATTTTCTGGTCCTGACGGTCTGACACAAACACTGAAAAACGCGTAGCAGCAAGCAACAGGGCAAGCAACAAGAACAGCTGACGGAACGACTGGACTCGAGTGAACagagtcagcagcagcagcagcagcagatgcAATATAGAATCACGGAAATGGGGGGAGCACCACACCCACCACGAGCATGTCACCCTAGATCTGAACTAAATAGGGTTagtcatagatcgcaccatccCGGCAACACCAGCACCGGCAAGCGCACGGCAGTGAGCAGACAGCCCATTCGGGCCAGCTCACTTGGGGCACTTGCCATGCCCGGCTCGTTTTAGATTCTTACTCCTTTTCTTTTTTCAGATTGCCTAAGAAAAAGAAATGGACAGACGAAAAAGAAGCAAGAGAAAAAACAGAGCATATAATCTGGCCTGGAGGGTGAAAAACAGAGAGGAACCAACGAAAGAAACGCACATGCGTCAAGCAGCCGTCAGAAAGTGCAGACATTCGGCACGACACCAACAAAGTCCAAACGAGACGACCTCACGGCGACCCGTATTCCGTTCGGCGCTGGCCTGTTGACTTGTGTGGCGCGAGAGCAAAAGAAGGCTTCGTCGACATCGGCCACGCTGGCCAT from Triticum urartu cultivar G1812 chromosome 3, Tu2.1, whole genome shotgun sequence encodes:
- the LOC125543251 gene encoding protein trichome birefringence-like 38; protein product: MKRRTVIAAAIVALLLAACTAAAAAAALTISRKNQHRPASESSGGACDMFAGAWVADDSYPLYDSASCPFVRGEFDCARFGRPDKQYLKYRWLPSPPCSPPRFDGLALLRMWGGKKVMFVGDSLALNQYESLLCMIHAAAPNARATVSPRSGRIDPATTVTFDEYNVTLVYYLSHYLVDIVSEKAGRVLKLDKIDEGRNWLGADVLVFDSWHWWPRSGKDQPWDYIQEGSQVAKDMDRTVAFTKALNTWAGWVDANLVQTSAKVFFQGISPSHYRGQEWGASPRRSCAGETEPLNSTGPYPAGPIPQQAVIRSALARMAKPVYLLDFTFLSQLRKDAHPGKYGGMFGQDCTHWCIAGLTDTWNILFYAALTGQDG